A single region of the Methanoregula sp. UBA64 genome encodes:
- a CDS encoding agmatine deiminase family protein: MDSPTLSLALVQMEIGPDPKENLAKALGRVERALQDGAKIVCLPELFRSRYFPQQIGKPDPALAEAIPGESTQAFARLARQYEAVIIVPVFTTGDDGKFRNAAVVIDADGSLHAPYYKIHIPEDPGFFEKCYFYPGEHYAVHDTRYGRIAVLICYDQWFPEAARSVALDGADIIFYPTAIGNLCENPPGEGDWQEAWELIQRSHAIANSVHVAAVNRAGTEGNIRFFGGSFVCDAFGKILGHAGEGDETVMATIDISMNAAIRDSWGFFRNRRPDTYTSVCSRVPEHDATAPIPRKGDTPRKLGYFMPAEWEPHDAVWLSWPHNKNTFPHLKEVEDGYVRFIAAITLSEHVELFVPNPMTNRMVKARLRAAGVELDRVTIRTISYSDVWIRDYGPTFVTNPALKKAALVRWNFNAWGEKYEDQIADGRVPGDMNRWLDLPVFSPGIILEGGSIDTNGRGTILTTRSCLLNKNRNPSLSKDDIESYLREYLGATKILWLNRGIAGDDTDGHVDDVARFVSPTTVVCAYEENTGDENYAALHENYEILQKATDQENNPLTVVKLPMPAPVVFDGERYPASYTNFYIGTTVVVVPVFNDPNDEKALAILRKLFPGREVVGVDARAMVEGSGTFHCATQQQPRP, from the coding sequence ATGGACAGTCCGACACTGAGCCTGGCCCTCGTCCAGATGGAGATTGGGCCGGACCCCAAAGAGAACCTCGCAAAGGCACTCGGGCGTGTCGAACGTGCATTACAGGACGGGGCAAAGATCGTCTGCCTGCCGGAGCTCTTTCGTTCCCGGTACTTCCCCCAGCAGATTGGAAAACCCGACCCGGCATTAGCCGAGGCCATACCGGGAGAGTCCACGCAGGCGTTTGCCCGGCTCGCACGCCAGTACGAGGCGGTCATCATCGTCCCGGTATTTACGACAGGCGACGACGGGAAGTTCCGGAACGCTGCGGTTGTCATCGACGCCGACGGCAGCCTTCACGCCCCGTATTACAAGATCCATATCCCCGAGGACCCGGGGTTCTTTGAGAAATGCTACTTCTATCCCGGGGAGCACTATGCCGTGCACGATACCCGGTACGGCCGGATCGCCGTTTTGATCTGCTACGACCAGTGGTTCCCCGAGGCGGCCCGCTCGGTTGCCCTCGACGGTGCGGACATCATCTTTTACCCGACGGCAATCGGGAACCTCTGCGAGAACCCGCCCGGGGAGGGCGACTGGCAGGAGGCCTGGGAGCTGATCCAGCGCAGCCATGCGATCGCAAACAGCGTGCATGTCGCCGCGGTCAACCGGGCCGGAACGGAGGGCAATATCCGGTTCTTCGGCGGATCGTTTGTCTGCGATGCGTTCGGGAAGATCCTCGGCCACGCCGGGGAGGGCGACGAGACGGTCATGGCGACCATCGACATCAGCATGAACGCCGCCATCCGGGACTCCTGGGGGTTCTTCCGGAACCGCCGGCCGGATACCTATACCTCGGTCTGTTCGCGGGTGCCGGAGCACGACGCAACCGCACCGATCCCGCGGAAAGGGGACACCCCGCGGAAACTGGGGTACTTCATGCCCGCCGAATGGGAGCCCCACGACGCAGTCTGGCTCTCGTGGCCGCACAACAAGAACACCTTCCCGCACCTAAAAGAGGTCGAGGACGGGTATGTCCGGTTCATCGCGGCAATCACCCTCTCGGAACATGTCGAGCTCTTTGTCCCAAACCCCATGACCAACCGGATGGTCAAAGCCCGGCTCCGGGCCGCGGGCGTGGAGCTCGACCGGGTCACCATCAGGACAATCTCCTACTCGGATGTCTGGATACGGGACTACGGCCCGACCTTTGTCACCAACCCCGCCCTCAAAAAAGCGGCCCTGGTCCGGTGGAACTTCAATGCCTGGGGCGAAAAGTACGAGGACCAGATCGCCGACGGCCGTGTGCCGGGCGACATGAACCGCTGGCTCGATCTCCCGGTCTTCTCCCCGGGCATCATCCTCGAAGGAGGCTCGATCGACACGAACGGCCGCGGCACGATCCTGACCACCCGGTCCTGCCTCTTAAACAAAAACCGCAACCCCTCGCTCTCCAAGGACGATATCGAGAGTTATCTCCGTGAATACCTCGGGGCCACAAAGATCCTCTGGCTGAACCGGGGGATCGCGGGGGACGATACCGACGGCCACGTGGACGATGTTGCACGGTTTGTCTCGCCCACGACCGTGGTCTGTGCGTACGAGGAGAACACGGGCGACGAGAACTACGCAGCCCTGCACGAGAACTACGAGATCCTCCAGAAAGCAACCGACCAGGAGAACAATCCGCTCACGGTGGTAAAACTCCCGATGCCAGCCCCGGTGGTTTTCGACGGCGAGCGCTACCCGGCCAGTTACACCAACTTCTATATCGGGACAACCGTCGTGGTCGTGCCGGTCTTTAACGATCCGAACGACGAAAAGGCCCTGGCCATCCTAAGAAAACTCTTCCCGGGGAGGGAAGTCGTCGGTGTCGACGCCCGGGCAATGGTCGAAGGCTCCGGGACATTCCACTGCGCCACCCAGCAGCAGCCCCGGCCGTAA